The Catenulispora sp. MAP5-51 DNA segment GTCGTCGCCGACCAGGACCGCCTCCGGGTCGCCCAGCCGCTCCACCACGTAGTCCCGCACCCGGTCCCGGACCTCGTCGGCGTCCCAGACCGCATCGTTCAGCAACCGTTGCATGCCATCTGGCGTGCTCTCGCCCGCATCCTCGGCAAGCGTCCATCCGTTCTTGCGCTCCAACGGCGCAAGCAGGCCCCACACATACCGCAGGGCCCGCTCACGCGGCTCCGACCTAAGGAAACAGTCAGCGAACCGTTCATGCAGACTGGCGAGCTCCGCATCCCAGCCCTCGATCCGTTCCAGGACATCAGCAGCAACCGCGACGTGATCCACGCACTACCAACGACCACCAGCACCACACGTCACACCAACTGCGGCTGCAGTACTAGTGCCCGAAGGACCAGGAGACGCTCACCACGGTCAGCAGGATGCCCGCGGCGACGGGCACCAGCTCGCGGGCCTGGAAGTCGAACCCGCCGACCGCCACGCGCTCGGGTTTGCGGGCGTCGTAACGGACCTCGACCGCTTCGCCCGCCGCCTTGGCGCAGCGCGGGCGGTAGAAGGCGGGCGAGGTCGTCACCTGCCGGCCGTCGGCAGTGGTGAAGGCGACGAACGGGCGTCGCATCGGACGCCTCTCGCCGTTGCTTCCGCGGATCTCCACCTTGGTCACCGTCGCGGCGGCTTTGGTGCCGGACATGAGCAGGATCCAGCTGGGGATGCGGCGCAGTCCGCGCACAGCGATGATGACGCCCAGAGCGCTGGCGAACACCGTCAGCCAGCGCACGACGGGGTTGGTGTCGGCGACGACCGGATCCGGCGCCACCGCGAGTATGAGATGCACCGTAGGTATCTACAGGTTGATCGACGGGCTCGCAAGCAGACCGGGTGACAACACCCGGCCGCGGCCGGATCCCGATCAGTTCGGCGACACGCCGAACAGCCTCTATGCAGAGCTACTCGGAAGTAAGACAGTGAGGGAATGCAAATCCCCCTCACTGTCTCCGACTTCCTGGACCGCGCAGAAGCCGTCTACGGCGACAGGGCTGCCGTCGTCGACGAGCCCGACCAGCCCGCGCCGTCCTGGGGCACCCTCACGTACAAGGACATCGCGCGGCGGGCGCGGGCGCAGGCGGCGGCGTTGGACCGGCTGGGGGTCGGCGCCGGGGCGCGGGTGGCGGTGGTGTCGCACAACTCGGCGCGGCTGCTCACCTCGTTCTTCGGGGTCAGCGGGTACGGGCGGGTGCTGGTGCCGGTGAACTTCCGGCTGCGGGCCGACGAGGTCGCCTACATCGTCGAGCACAGCGGGGCGGAGGTGCTGCTCGTCGATCCCGAGGTGGACGAGGCGCTCAAGGGCGTGACGGCGCGGCACCGTTTCGTCATCGGCGCCGAGACCGACGCCGTGTTCTTCGAGGGTGAGCACGAGCCGGTGCGGCACGCCGTCGGCGAGAACGACACCGCGACCATCAACTACACCTCCGGCACCACGGCGCGGCCCAAGGGCGTGCAGCTGACGCACCGCAACCTCTGGCTGAACGCGGTCCTGATGGGCCTGCACCTCGGCGTCGGCGACCGGGACGTCTACCTGCACACGCTGCCGATGTTCCACGCCAACGGCTGGGGCATGCCCTACGTCGTGACCGGCCTGGGCGCCGAGCAGATCGTGCTGCGCAAGGTCGACGGGGCCGAGATCCTGCGCCGGATCGAGCGGCACGGCGTCACGCTGCTGAACGGCGCGCCGACCGTCATCGCGATGGTGCTGGCGGCGGCCCAGGAGTGGGAGGGCGAGATCCCCGGCCGGGACCGGGTCCGGGTGGTGGTGGCCGGCGCGCCGCCGCCGAGCACCGTCATCCAGCAGGTCGAGGACGTGCTGGGCTGGCAGTTCAACCAGATCTACGGCCTGACCGAGACGGCCCCGCTGGTCACCGTGAACCGGACCCGCCAGGAGTGGGACGGCCTGTCGAGCCTGGAGCGCGCGCAGAACCTGATGCGCGCCGGCGTCCCCTCGCTGGGCACCCGCATGGTCACCGACGACGAGGGCGAGGTCCTGGTGCGCTCCAACGTGGTGCTCCAGGGCTACTGGCAGCAGCCCGAGGAGTCCGAGCGCGCGCTGGCCGACGACTGGTTCCACACCGGCGACGGCGGCGCGATCAGCGGCGACGGATACCTGACGATCTCCGACCGCAAGAAGGACGTCATCATCACCGGCGGCGAGAACGTGTCCTCCATCGAGGTCGAGGACGCGCTCTACAAGCACCCGGGGATCGCCGAGTGCGCGGTGATCGGCGTGCCGGACGAGAAGTGGGGCGAGACCATCAAGGCCCTGGTGGTGCTGAAGGAGGACCACTCCTCGCGGGCCACCACCGAGGCCGAGGTGATCAAGCACTGCAAGGGGCTGATCGCCGGCTACAAGGCGCCGACGAGCGTGGAGTTCCGGGAAGTGCTGCCGCGCACCGCGACCGGCAAGCTGCAGAAGTTCAAGCTGCGCGAACCGTACTGGGAGGGGCGGGAACGCAAGGTGAACTGAGAGCCGCGGCAATAAGGGTTCTTGTGTATTGCGCAGGTCTCTGGCTACGTTGTCCCGCGTAAGTCGGGCGCATACGACTATCACGCGGGTCCGCCCGCGACGGGGATGGGGCTATGTCAGGGACCTTGCAGCTGGACGACGCCACGTTGAACGCCATCGTGTCGGCGCTCAACCAGGCGGCCACGCGCATGCAGACATTGAGCAAGTCGGTGCAGGGCAACGACGTGGACGTCGTCGGCGCCGACGCGCTCATCGAGGGCATCGACAAGATGCAGGAGAACATCGGCGGCCGGGTGGGGCTGCTCGCGATCTGTGCGAACGACCTGGCCGAGAAGGTGAAGGGCGTGGGCACCACGTT contains these protein-coding regions:
- a CDS encoding DUF3592 domain-containing protein translates to MHLILAVAPDPVVADTNPVVRWLTVFASALGVIIAVRGLRRIPSWILLMSGTKAAATVTKVEIRGSNGERRPMRRPFVAFTTADGRQVTTSPAFYRPRCAKAAGEAVEVRYDARKPERVAVGGFDFQARELVPVAAGILLTVVSVSWSFGH
- a CDS encoding AMP-binding protein; its protein translation is MQIPLTVSDFLDRAEAVYGDRAAVVDEPDQPAPSWGTLTYKDIARRARAQAAALDRLGVGAGARVAVVSHNSARLLTSFFGVSGYGRVLVPVNFRLRADEVAYIVEHSGAEVLLVDPEVDEALKGVTARHRFVIGAETDAVFFEGEHEPVRHAVGENDTATINYTSGTTARPKGVQLTHRNLWLNAVLMGLHLGVGDRDVYLHTLPMFHANGWGMPYVVTGLGAEQIVLRKVDGAEILRRIERHGVTLLNGAPTVIAMVLAAAQEWEGEIPGRDRVRVVVAGAPPPSTVIQQVEDVLGWQFNQIYGLTETAPLVTVNRTRQEWDGLSSLERAQNLMRAGVPSLGTRMVTDDEGEVLVRSNVVLQGYWQQPEESERALADDWFHTGDGGAISGDGYLTISDRKKDVIITGGENVSSIEVEDALYKHPGIAECAVIGVPDEKWGETIKALVVLKEDHSSRATTEAEVIKHCKGLIAGYKAPTSVEFREVLPRTATGKLQKFKLREPYWEGRERKVN